The DNA region TACGTCTCGGCGGCCGGCGGCGCCTTCCTGGAATGGCTGGAAGGCAAGGAACTGCCGGGCGTCGCGGCGCTGAAGAAGTAAGCGGCTCCAAGGGACCGCACAGCGAAAGGCTCCGGGCTCATGCCCGGAGCCTTTTTCATATCGGAACGGAGAGGCGATGCCAGGCCGTACGCCTGCTGAGCCGCTTTATAGGCAATTATATCGCCGGCCATAAATTATGGAGCGCGCCATAATTGCCCATAATCCGCTCAGCGGCTGTCACCTGACCGTCACGATATCGAAACCCCCGCGCTCGAATAGGCTTGCATCCCGCCGCTCGGATCGCCATAACAGCGCCGGGAGGCTGGCGTCGGACGAGTCCCTCGCCAACCCGGTCAGGTCCGGAAGGAAGCAGCCGCAACGAGTTACGGCTCGGGTCGTTCGTCCAGTCTCCCACCCTCCTCTCACATTGCCAGAACGAAACAGACGGCGACAGCGCGGCGCCGGGACGCTATCCTGCGGCCCGAACGAACCCCTTCCCTCCCGTCGTTTCGACAGGCCAGCCGCGTGACCGATACCACCGCCGACAGCACCGCCCTTTCCGCCCCCGCCCCGGCTCCCGCCACCGGGCTGGCCTACCGGGTGCTCGCGCGCAAATACCGGCCGAAGACCTTCGACGAGCTGATCGGCCAGGACGCGCTGGTCCGCACCCTGAGCAACGCCATCCAGTCCGGCCGCATCGCCCAGGCCTTCATGCTGACCGGGGTGCGCGGCGTCGGCAAGACCACCACCGCCCGCATCATCGCCCGCGCGCTGAACTGCACCGGCCCCGACGGCACCGGCGGGCCGACGGTCAGCCCCTGCGGCGTCTGCGACAATTGCCGCGCCATCGCCGAGGACCGGCATGTCGACGTGATGGAGATGGACGCCGCCAGCCACACCGGCGTCGACGACATCCGCGAGATCATCGACGGCGTGCGCTATTCTCCCGTCTCGGCCCGCTACAAGCTCTACATCATCGACGAGGTCCACATGCTGTCCAAGAGCGCGTTCAACGCGCTCCTGAAGACGCTGGAGGAACCGCCGAGCCATGTGAAGTTCGTCTTCGCCACCACCGAGATCCGCAAGGTGCCGGTGACGGTGCTGTCGCGCTGCCAGCGTTTCGACCTGCGCCGCGTCGACGCCCAGGTGCTGAAGGAGCATTTCACCCGCATCACCGCGCTGGAAGGGGCGGAGATCGAGGGGGACGCCGCCGCCCTGGTGGCGCGCGCCGCCGACGGGTCGGTGCGCGACGGGCTGTCGCTGCTGGATCAGGCCATCGCGCTCGCCGCCGGCACCGTCACCGCGCAGCAGGTGCGCGACATGCTTGGGCTGGCCGACCGCACCCGCGTGATCGACCTGTTCGAGTCCGCCGTCTCCGCCCGCCCCGCCGAGGCGATGGACATCCTGTCAGACCTGCACCGGGTCGGCGCCGACCCGGTGGTGATCCTGCAGGACCTGCTCGATCTCGTCCACAACCTGACCCGGCTGAAGGTGGTGCCCGACAGCGCCAACGACCCGTCCCTGCCGGAGGCCGAGCGCACGCGCGGAGCGGCGCTGTCGGGCAAGCTCGGCATGCCGGCGCTGACCCGCGCGTGGCAGCTGCTGCTGAAGGGGCTGGGCGAGGTGCAGGCGGCGCCGGTGCCCCAGCAGGCGCTGGAGATGGTGATCGTCCGCCTGTCCTATGCCGCCGACCTGCCGACCCCGGGCGAGCTGATCCGCCAGTTCCAGGCCCAGCAGGCGAATGGCGGCGGGGCGAATGGCGGCGCGCCGATGGGCCGCGGCCAAGGCGGTGGTCCAGGCGGCGGCCCGGTCGCGGTCGCCACCCATGCGGTCGCGCGCTCCAACGGCTCAGCCCAGCCGCAGGCCGTCATGGCGGCGGCGCCCGCCCCGGCCGCCATCGCGGCGGGCGAGGAGCTGTCGCCGATGCCGCCGGATTTCCGCAACCTTGTGCAGCTGTTCTCCGACCGGCGCGAGGGCGCGCTTTACGGCTATCTGATGGAGACGGTCCAGCTGGTGCGGATGGAGCCGGGCCGGCTCGAACTCAAGCTGCGCCCGGCCGCGCCGCCGACCCTGCCGGCCAAGGTCGGACAGTTCCTGACCGAATGGACCGGCCAGCGCTGGATCGTCGCCCTGTCCGACGGGCAGGCCCAGCCGACGCTGGCCGAGCAGGAGAAGGCCGAGAAGCGCCGCGCCTGGTCGGAGGCGGAAGCCAACCCGGTGGTCCGCGCGGTGATCGAGGCCTTCGCCGGCGCGAAGATCGTCGAGGTCCGCGATCTGGCCGAAGTCGCCGCGGCGGAGAGTGCAGCGGTTGCGGATGACGGCGAGACACCCGATTTCATTGTTCAGCAGCAGGACGACGGGGTCTATTACCCCCTCGACGACGAAGGAGAGTACTGACCGATGAAGAATATCGGCAACATGATGAAGCAGGCCCAGCAGATGCAGGCCAAGATGCAGGAAATGCAGGCGAGCCTGGAGCAGGTCGAAGTGACCGGCCAAAGCGCGGCCGGCATGGTCGTCGTGACCGTCAACGGCAAGAGCGAGATGAAGAAGGTCAAGCTCGACAAGTCGATCGTCGATCCCGAGGACGTCGAGGTTCTGGAGGATCTGATCGTCGCCGCCTTCAACGACGCCAAGAAGAAGGTGGAGCAGCATGTCGCCGAGGAGACCTCGAAGATGATGGGCGGGTTGAAGCTGCCGCCGGGCATGAAGCTGCCCTTCTGATCTTTCTTGCCCTCTCCCGCCCCGGGAGAGGGCGCGGAGCCGCCGGCCATAGGCCGGACGAGCACCGAAGGTGATCGTAGGCGGAGCGCGGTCGCGAGACTTGCGAGCGGCCTTGGACCCGCCGCAGGCGGGGAGGGTGAGGGGCGATCCGGACATGGGCCCCCTTATCCTCGTATCACCCCTCACCCTTCCCAAGCTCCGCTTGGGCCCCTTCCCTCTCCCGGGGCGGGAGAGGGAGATATGTGTCGGCACCCCACCCCATGATCGGACCTGAAATCGAACGCCTGATCCAGTTGCTGTCCAAGCTGCCGGGACTCGGTCCCCGGTCGGCGCGGCGGGCGGCGCTGCATCTGATGAAGCGGCGGGACAGCCTGCTGGTGCCTTTGTCGGAGGCGATGGCGGCGGCCGGCGAATCGATCCGCGCCTGCTCCGTCTGCGGCAACCTGGACAGCCGCGACCCCTGCACCGTCTGCGCCGACCACAGCCGCGACCGCTCGGTCATCTGCGTGGTCGAGGACCCCGGCGACCTGTGGGCGCTGGAACGCACCCGCGCCTTCCACGGCACCTACCATGTGCTGGGCGGCCTGTTGTCGGCGTTGCAGGGCGTCGGCCCCGACGACCTGAACATCTCCGGCCTCGCCGAACGGGCCAAGGATCCGGCGGTGCGCGAGGTCATCCTGGCGCTGAACGCCACCGTCGACGGCCAGACCACCGCCCATGTGGTGACCGACCGTCTGACCGATGCCGACGTCTCGGTCTCCCGCCTCGCCCATGGCGTGCCGGTCGGCGGCGAACTGGACTATCTCGACGACGGCACGCTGACCGCGGCGTTGAAGGCACGGCGGCCGTTGTAGCGGCATGACGGTGAACGCCAAGTTGCAGCAACTTGGCACCGATGCCGAAGTACCGGCAACCCGAACATCCACCGGCCCTGCCGGCAACCCTGCCGGGGTGGCGCCTCAGCCGGGGAAGCCGGCCATCGCCCGGATCTCGGCCGGGCTGCGACCCTCGTCGCGGAGCGAGCGCAGCGTCTGGGCGCGGTCGCGCTTAGCCAGCCGCTCTCCCGCCGCGTTCCGCAGCAGGCCGTGATGATGGTGATCGGGCGGATCGTAGCCCAGCAGCGCCTGCAACAGCCGGTGCAGATGGGTGGCGAAGAACAGATCCTCGCCGCGGGTGACCAGCGTCACGCCCTGGAGATGGTCGTCGACGGTGACGCTGAGATGGTAGCTGGTCGGCGTGTCCTTGCGCGCCAGCACCACGTCGCCCAGCAGCTCCGGCACCGCCTCCTGCCATCCCCGGCCGCGGTCGTGCCAGCGCAGGCGGCCGGTCAGCCGGGATGCGGCGGCGACGTCCAGGCGCAGCGCCCAGGCCTCGCCGCCGGCGATCCGCTCCGTCCGCTCCTCCGCCGGGCGGTGGCGGCAGGTGCCGGGATAGAGCGGCCCGTCGGGGCCGTGCGGGGCGGCGCCGGCCCCGGCGATCTCGGCCGCGATCTCGGCGGCGATGTCCTTGCGGGTGCAGAAGCAGGGATAGAGCACGCCCAGTGCCCCGAGCCGGGCCAGGGCGGCGCGGTAATCGTCGAAATGGTCGGACTGGCGCCGGACCGGACCGTCCCAGTCGAGGCCGAGCCAGGCCAGATCCTCGATCAGGTCGCGTTCATATTCGGGACGGCAGCGGTTGCGGTCGATGTCCTCGATCCGCAACAGGAAGCGCCCGCCGCCGCGGGCCATGGTCCAGCCGAACAGGGCGGAATGGGCATTGCCCAGATGCAGATGCCCGGTCGGGCTGGGGGCGAAGCGGGTGACGAGGTCGCTCATTCCCGCCTTATAGATCGGATCGCGTAAAATCGGCATCGATTTGAAGCGTGAATCCGATCGCCAAACATAAGGCCAGCGCATCGCCCGCCGGATCGGGCGCGCGATGCGCGAGGGGGGAGGGGCTCAGAAATAGGGGTTGTCGCGGATCGGCTCGACCGGAATGTCCTCACCCTCCAGATACAGAGCCAGCCGACGGCGCAGTTCGCGATCGAAGGCGTCGATGCGGATCTGACGGTCACGCTCCTCGCGTTCGCGGCGCTTCTGGGCGAGGTCGATGATGACGGCGGTCATGGCGGGACTTTCCTCGGGGTCGCGTCCGGCCGGCGCAACCGGCGGGATCGTCTAGGATCAACGAGGTCCACGATGCCGCCGTCATGGTTAACGAGGGGTAACCGCACAAGCGCAGGGACGCATCTTTTTCGGGATGTCACAGCCGATGCGCGAGTGCTCCCGCCTGGGCCGTCCTTCCCCCCGCCCTGGCCTGTCCCGCCCCGGGAGCGATGCCCACAGCGCGAAAAAGGTTACACATCGGTGAAGAAATTGGGTCCCGCCGGGTCAAGATGTTGAGTCCCGGCTGCCGATCCTCTATGTATCTGGTTGTCCCGGATCGGCGATCCGGCTGCCGGGGCTGATAAGACGGCAATAAGACAGCAGCCCGCGCACGAGCCGCAACACCGCGCGCCGGGTTCGTGACACGGTTACAGAAACGGTTTCAGACAAGGGAGTGGCCATTGGCTCCACCACCCGATCACTGTCCGGCTCTGGTGCTGAACGCGGATTTCCGCCCGCTCAGTTACTTCCCCTTGTCGCTATGGTCCTGGCAGGAAGCGGTCAAGGCGGTCTTTCTCGAACGGGTCAACATCGTATCGCACTATGACCGGGTCGTCAGATCCCCCAGCTTCGAACTCCGATTGCCCAGCGTCATCTCGCTGAAAGAGTTCATCCCCGCCACCCGCCGCCCGGCCTTCACCCGCTTCAACGTCTTCCTGCGCGACCGCTTCACCTGCCAGTATTGCGGCCGCCCCTTCCCCACCCAGGATCTGACCTTCGATCATGTGGTCCCGCGGTCGCGCGGCGGCCGGACGACGTGGGAAAACGTCATCACCTCCTGTTCCGCCTGCAACCTGGCGAAGGGCGACCGGCTGCCGCATGTCTGCGGCATGATCCCCCTCAGTCCGCCCTTCCAGCCGAGCGCCTACGAACTGCAAGAGAATGGACGTGCCTTCCCGCCAAACTTCCTTCACGAAAGTTGGCGGGATTTTCTTTATTGGGACTCGGAACTGGATCCGATGTAGGCGGATGCGGACGCCCCCTAAACCCGCTCCGCCACCCAGATCACCGCCCGCGTGCCGGCCTTGATCGCGGCGGTCAGCACCGGATAGCCGGCCGCGAGCTCCGCCTCGTTGACGAGGCCGATGTCGCGATGCTCGACCTCCTCCGCCTGGAACTTGCGGATGCTGTCGGCCAGCTCCTGCTCGTCGGGGCCGAGTTCCTTCAACTGCGCCTCGTAATGCCGCTCGATCACCTCTTCCACCGCGACGGTGCAGGCCATCGCCGCCCGCTCGCCCAGCAGCGCAGTGCCGGCGCCCAGCAGGAAGCCGGTGACGTGCCACAGCGGCTGCAGCAGGGTCGGGCGCACGCGGCGCCGGGTCAGCTGCCTCTCGAAATACTCCAGATGCTCCAGCTCCTGCTCGGCCATGTGGCGCAGGGTCTTGCCGTGGCGGCCCTTGCCGATCACGGCGATCTGGCCCTCGTAGATGCGCTTCGCGCCATATTCGCCGGCATGGTCGACACGGACGATGCGGGCCAGCCGGTCGCGCCGCGGCAGGTCGCCGGGCAGCGCGCCCCGCGACGCGGACGGATGGCGGGTTCGGCTGGCGTTCGGCCCAGAGTTCGGGAAGCTCGTTTCGCTCACAATGCGGTCCTCGACACCGGGGTGCGGGTGTAGGCGATGCGCGCGGCGACGAAGGCGTAGGCCGCCAGCGCCAGCGAGATCGCCACATTGTAGCCCGCCATGGAGATGCCGAACAGCGACCATGCCACCTCGTCGCAGCGGGTGACCGGGGCGGCCATCACCTGGGCGCGCAACGCCTCGATCGAATTGACTGGCGCCGACCCGCCGCAGGAGGAGGTGCCGGCCCACCAATGCTGTTCCACCCCGACATGATAGGCGGCGATCCCGGCGCCGGCCAGCAGGGCGAACCCGCTCGCCACCAGCAACGCGTCGCCCAGCCCCTTCCAGCGGCGGAACAGCCAGGTCACCAGCCCGAACGCCATCACCGCCACATAGGGCCAGCGCTGCATGATGCAGAGGACGCAGGGTTGGTAATCCAGCACGAACTGGAAGAACAGCGCCGACAGCAGCACCCCGGCGCTGGCCAGCGCCAGCAGCAGGGAGGCCACGCGGGGATCGTCGAGGACGCGGCAGAACAGGGGGGAGGTCGGGGGCTTGGTCGTCATGGCCGACAAGGTAGCGCGTACGGAGCCGTTCGGCCAGCCGGCAGCTCCGCCCGCCCGACCCCTGCGACGGCATGACAGGGGCGGCGGCGGCGACGGGGAATAAGCGGCGCGGCGGCGGCGTCGCCCCGTTCTTTTGCACTTTCCGTTTCCGAACGGTTGCGTTAGAAGAGGCGTCGCTGCGGGCGTGGTGAAATTGGTAGACGCGCCGGACTCAAAATCCGGTTCCGCAAGGAGTGTCGGTTCGAGTCCGACCGCCCGCACCATCTTATTCCGGCATGATGCGTCTCGCCGTTGCGCCGCGCAAGCCGAGCGCATCGAAGCTGCCGGCTCCCCCTTCCCAGCCTTCGAGCGTCCTGTCCCCCCGCTCCGCTCAGCCATCCCGAGCTGCTGCCCGGCTGCTGCGCGCGATGGCATGCACACTGGCATGCACATGACGGCCCGGCCACCGCAGAACCATCCGGGCCGCGCCATGCCTGTGGTGCCGGTCCCGCCCATACGGAACCGCCCATACGGAACACCGGGGCATGGGTGTCGACCGGCGTGAACGGCTGGGTGCGATCGCCGATCCGGAGCGGAACCCGGTGCAACCATTTCCCCGATCGCGCGTTTGTGAGGGAACAGGGCAAGCAGTGGCTTCGCCAGGAGCGACCGGGACTCTCCGGAAAGGACGTGCATGGCCTTGCCTTCGCTGTGGACGCCGCGCATGCGCCCATCCAGGGTGACGACCGCCCTGGGCTCGGCGCTTCTTGCCGCGTGCGAGGGACGGCAGTCCGCGCTGGCTCCCGCCGGCGACGGCGCGCGGGAGACCCTGGACGCCACCTGGATCCTGTTCGGTGGCGGAGCGGCGATCTTCGTCGCCGTCATGGCCCTGGCGCTCTATGCCGTGGCCGTCCCGCCGGAGCGCTTCCGGGGCGGGCGCGGCTGGGTGGTCGGCGGCGGCCTTCTCTTTCCCATCGCCGCGCTGACCCTGCTGCAACTGTACGAGTTCGGGCTGACGCGCCGGCTCGCCGCCACGCCGGAGCCTGCGCTGGTGATCGAGGTCACCGGCGCCATGTGGTGGTGGGACGTGCGCTACCGCATTCCGGGCCAGGAGCCGGTGCGCTCGGCCAACGAGATCGTCCTTCCGGCGGGCCGGCCGGTCGAAATCCGCCTGGACAGCGCCGACGTGATCCACAGCTTCTGGATCCCGAGCCTGGCCGGCAAGCTCGACATGATCCCCGGCCGAGTCAACCGGCTGTCCCTGACCCCCGAGACGCCCGGCGTCTATCGCGGCCAGTGCGCCGAATATTGCGGGGCGCAGCACGCGCTGATGGCCTTCGCCGTCGTCGTCGAGCCGCCGGACCGCTTCGACGCGTGGCTGGCCGGTCAGCGCCGGCCGGCCGCGGAGCCGGCCGACCCGCTGCTGGAGCGGGGGCGCGACGCCTTCTTCGCCTTCGGCTGCCAGTCCTGCCACACCGTGCGCGGAACGCCGGCCGACGGGCGCCTCGGCCCCGACCTCAGCAAGGTCGGCGGACGGCGGTCGCTCGGCGCCGGCAGCCTGCCGAACGGGGCGGGGCCGCTGGCCGGCTGGATCGCCGGCGCCCAGCATCTGAAACCCGAAAGCCGCATGCCATCCTTCGACGTGATGGACGCGGACACCCTGCACGCGCTGGCCGCCTGGCTGGAGAGCCTGACATGACCCTGCCCGGCGACCGCTCCCCCCCTCCCGGTCCTCTTCCGGACTCCCTTCCCAGCCCCCTGCCGCGCCCGCCGGGGGAGGAGGAGGCGCTCCGCCGGCTGTGGCGGCTGCCGACCGGGCTGGCGCGGCTGACGGCGGTCAACAACTCCGTCGTCGGCGTCTGGTACATCGCCACGGCGCTGCTGTTCTTCCTGATCGCCGGGCTGCTGGCGCTCGCCATGCGCGTGCAGCTGGCGGTGCCGGAGAACACGCTGCTCGACCATGGCACCTACAACCAGTTCTTCACCGTCCACGGCACCGGCATGATGTTCCTGTTCGCCGTGCCGATCGTCGAGGCCATCGGCGTCTACCTGCTGCCCGCCATGCTGGCGGCGCGCGACCTGCCCTTTCCCCGCCTGTCGGCCTTCGCCTTCTGGGCCTACGCCTTCGGCGGGATCTCCTTCTTCTGCTCGCTGATCTTCGACGCCGCTCCTGACGGCGGCTGGTTCATGTACCCGCCGCTGACCAGCTTCCAGTTCTCGCCCGGCATCAACGCCGATTTCTGGCTGCTCGGCATCGGCTTCATCGAGATCTCGGCGATCGCCGGCGCCATCGAGATCGTCGTCGGCATCCTGCGCACCCGGCCGCCGGGCATGACGCTGGACAAGCTGCCGATCTACGCCTGGTCGATGCTGGTGATGGCCGGCATGATCATCTTCGCCTTCCCGGCGGTGATCGTCGCCACCGCCCTGCTGGAGATCGAGCGCGCCTTCCACTGGCCCTTCTTCATCGCCGCGAAGGGCGGCGACCCGCTGCTGTGGCAGCATCTGTTCTGGTTCTTCGGCCATCCGGAGGTCTACATCATCTTCCTGCCGGCCGCCGGGCTGGTGTCGACAATGGTGCCGGCGCTGGCGCGGCGCCCGCTGGTCGGGCATGACTGGGTGGTGCTGGCGCTGGTGGGAACCGGCTTCTTCAGCTTCGGGCTGTGGGTCCACCACATGTTCGCCACCGGCATCCCGTCGCTGTCGCTCAGCTTCTTTTCCGCCGCCAGCATGGCCGTCGCGGTGCCCAGCGGCATCCAGGTCTTCGCCTGGATCGCCACGCTCGGCGGCGGGCGGGTGCAATGGACCACGGCGACCCGCTTCCTGATGGGCTTCCTGTTCATCTTCGTCCTGGGCGGGCTGACCGGCGTCATGGTGGCGGTCGTGCCCTTCGACTGGCAGGTCCATGACAGCTACTTCATCGTCGCCCACCTGCATTACGTGCTGATCGGCGGGATGGTGTTCCCGGTCTTCGCCGGCCTGTACCACTGGTGGCCGTTGCTCGACGGGCGGATGCTGTCGGAGCGGCTGGGCGGCTGGGCCTTCTGGCTGATGTTCATCGGCTTCAACGTCACCTTCTTTCCGATGCATCTGAGCGGCCTGCTCGGCATGCCCCGGCGCGTCTACACCTACCCCGGCGACCTCGGCTGGAACGCGTTGAACCTGATCTCCACCGCCGGTTCCTTCGTGCTGGCGCTGGGGGTGCTGCTGGTGCTGGTCGACATGGCGCGCAGCGTGCTGGGGCGGGGCCGGCGGGCGCCGGGAAACCCCTGGAACGCCGGCACGCTGGAATGGCTGCCCGGCCGGCTCTACGCGACCCGCAGCATCCCCCACGTCACCGGCCGATACCCGCTGTGGGACACCCCCGACCTGCCGCGCGAGGTGGAGGCGGGCGCCCATTACCTGCCCGGCGCGCCGACCGGACGGCGCGAGACCATCGTCACCGCCCCGCTCGATGCCCGGCCGCAGTACCTGATGCAGCTGCCGGGGCCGCATTGGGGGCCGTTCCTGGCCGGGCTGTTCACGGCGGCGCATTTCCTGATGCTGACCGTGCAATGGTACCAGGCATCACTGGTTCCGGCCGTGCTGGCCGTCGCCATGGTGATGTGGTGGCTGTGGGGCCTGGACAGGGGCGCGGACCGCCCGCCCCAGGACATCGGCGGCGGCTGGCGGGTTCCGGTCTATGTCCAGGGGCCGAAGAGCCATTCCTGGTGGGGCGTCGTGGTCCTCCTGCTGGTCGACGGCACCGCCTTCGCCTGCCTGATCTTCACCTACCTGTTCCTGTGGACGGTCAGCCCGGAGGTCTGGCCGGACGCCGCCCGCCTGCCCGGGCTGGAATGGCTGGGCGGCGGGCTGGCGCTGTGGATGCTGGCGGCGCTGGCGATCGGCTGGGCGAGCCGCTCCCTCGGCCGCGACCGGCAGGGCGCCTTGCGGATCGGGCTGCTGCTGGCGTGGCTGGCCATGCTCGCGGCGGTCCTGTTCGACGGACAGGCCCAGTTCCGCAGCGGCGTGAAGGGGGCCGAGAGCGCCTATGGCGCGATCGCCTGGATGCTGGTGGCTTGGCAGGCCTTCCATGTCGCGGTGATGACGCTGATGATCGGCTTCACCCTGGCGCGCTCGCTGGCCGGGCTGATGCACGCCGAACGGCGGGTGACCTTCGACAACACGATGCTGATGGGGTGGTACAGCGCGGCCCAGGGGGCCGTGGCCCTGCTGCTGCTGCATCTCTTCCCGCGCCTGGCGGTGTGAGGCCGCCATGAGCGAACGCAGCTTTCCATCCATCTTCGCCGGGATGCTGTCGCCTTTCCTGATCTGGGCGGGGCATTTCGGGGCGGTCTACGCGATCAACACGGTGATCTGCGCCCGCGGGCTCGACCGGGAAACCCTGTGGGGCGTCTCGCCGGCCCCGGTCGCGGTGACGGTCGCGACGCTGGCGGCCCTGCTGTGCGTGGCGGCGGTGGCGGTGTGGGCGGCCCGGGACACCGGCCCCGCCGACCCGGATCTGCGGCGGTTCGGACGGTGGCTCAGGATGGCCGGCGCGGGGGTCGCATTCGTCGCGATCCTCTGGAGCGGCCTGCCGGCGCTTCAGCTTCCCGCCTGCGCTTAATACCAGCGGTCATTGATGATGACCGCTGGTATCCGCGCCGACTGGCGCGGCGGCGGCCCATGCCGCCGAAGCTCTTGATCCTGACCTGTCAGGATCAAGAGCCGCTGGTATAAGGATTTCGCGCGCCCGTCAGGGCTCGCCGCCGGCATCGCCTGTTGCCGCCTTGTCCGGTTCTGCCTGGGGCGGTGCCGCCTGGAGCGGCCGGATACGGGCGTAATGGAGGGACACGGCCCGTATCTGCTCCTCCGTCAGGGTGCGCACGGCGGCGCCCATGATTCGCGACAGCGGCGTGTCGGCGCGCGTGCCCGTCCGCCAAAGCCGCAGTTGATCGCCGATATAGCCGGCGTGCTGGCCGTCCAGGGAGGGATAGCGCGGGTCGTTGTCCGGCCCGTGGCAGCCGGAACAGGCCGGAACGCCCGCCTGGGGATCGCCGGCCGTCGCCAGGCTGCGCCCCAGCTCCAGCAGGGCCGGTTCCGCCTCGGGCACCGGCGGACTGGGCGCGTTGGTCTGGCCGGCGTAATGCCCGGACAAGGCCCGCATCGTGTCCTCGTCCAGCCCCGCCACGACCGGCTGCATCATGCCGCTGGGGCGCTCGCCGCTCGCGAAGGCGCGCAGGGACTCGTACAGGTAGGCGGCGCGCTGGCCGGAGAGCCGCGGGAAGGCCCCCGTGTTGCTGCCGGCACCGTCGCGACCATGGCAGCGGGTGCAGGTTTGCAGGGCGCCCTCCTCCCGGCCGGCCAGCTCGGTGAGCCGGGCCCGGCGGGCGGGCGGCGCCTCCGCGAAGGCAAGGCGGCGGTACTCCTCGGCGCTCATGCCGTCGAGCCGCAGCAGGAAGGCGGCGACCGCCCAGGGTTCGTCCTCCCGCTCCGGCGCCGGCCAGGCCGGCATGCCGGTATAGCGCAGACCATGCCGGGTCACCCAATACAGCTCCCTCGGCTTCCAGTCCGCCACCCGCCCCGGCAGATCGGGCGGGGGCGGCATCATGCGCTGCGAAACCGGGTTGCGCGGCGCGTCCGGTGCGCCGTGGCAGGGGGCGCAGCCATTCTCGAAATGGGCGGCACCCCGTTCGATCAACGCGAGGTCGTCCAGGTCCGGCGCCTCGATGAAGAGGGCGTGCGTCTCGACGGAGTTCCGCATCGCCATGTCCAGGAACCAGCGGATGGGTGGCCAATGCTCCTTGGTCGCCGCGACGCTGTAGAGGCCGGACCAGGCGAACAGGAGGGCACCGGCAAGGCCGGTGGCGGCCAGCCCGGCGACCAGCCCGACCAGGAGCCGGATCATGCCCCCCCTCCCGTCGGCTTCCGCAGAAGCGCGCCGCCCGCCCGACCACTGCTCCCCCCGGCCTGCCGGAGCCAGCGCGCCGCCGCCAGAAGGTTGAGCGCGACATAGACGGTGGAGCCGACCACCCCCATGATCAGGCCGCCGAGCTGCTGATCCTCCAATGGCGAGATCCCCCAGGGGGCCGTGGTCGTCGCGTGGTAGGGAAACAGCGGTCCGGCCGCGAAGATCAGCAGGCCGGCCAGCATGGCCAGATGGACCGACGTTCCGAACGCCGCGAGCAGCCCCCGCACCCGCAAGGTCGGCTCCGACGGCGCAAGCACGCTTCTCCACGCGGCGAGCGCGCCGGCGAACAGCGTCCCGTGCATGGCCCACAGCACCGCATCGCTGGAAAGCGCGGCCATGTAGGGGCCGGGGAGATGCCACAGCCAGAGGAACAGGCCGAACGCGCCCCAGGCGATCTCCGGACTCCCGAAAGGCCGCGCCAGCGCCCGAATCCAGCCCGGCCAGCGGATGGCGGCGGGCGGCCATGCCAGGACGAACAGCGGCGCCGCGACCTGGATGACAAGGAGATGCTGGGCGACGCGGGCCGAAA from Azospirillum thiophilum includes:
- a CDS encoding DNA polymerase III subunit gamma/tau codes for the protein MTDTTADSTALSAPAPAPATGLAYRVLARKYRPKTFDELIGQDALVRTLSNAIQSGRIAQAFMLTGVRGVGKTTTARIIARALNCTGPDGTGGPTVSPCGVCDNCRAIAEDRHVDVMEMDAASHTGVDDIREIIDGVRYSPVSARYKLYIIDEVHMLSKSAFNALLKTLEEPPSHVKFVFATTEIRKVPVTVLSRCQRFDLRRVDAQVLKEHFTRITALEGAEIEGDAAALVARAADGSVRDGLSLLDQAIALAAGTVTAQQVRDMLGLADRTRVIDLFESAVSARPAEAMDILSDLHRVGADPVVILQDLLDLVHNLTRLKVVPDSANDPSLPEAERTRGAALSGKLGMPALTRAWQLLLKGLGEVQAAPVPQQALEMVIVRLSYAADLPTPGELIRQFQAQQANGGGANGGAPMGRGQGGGPGGGPVAVATHAVARSNGSAQPQAVMAAAPAPAAIAAGEELSPMPPDFRNLVQLFSDRREGALYGYLMETVQLVRMEPGRLELKLRPAAPPTLPAKVGQFLTEWTGQRWIVALSDGQAQPTLAEQEKAEKRRAWSEAEANPVVRAVIEAFAGAKIVEVRDLAEVAAAESAAVADDGETPDFIVQQQDDGVYYPLDDEGEY
- a CDS encoding YbaB/EbfC family nucleoid-associated protein produces the protein MKNIGNMMKQAQQMQAKMQEMQASLEQVEVTGQSAAGMVVVTVNGKSEMKKVKLDKSIVDPEDVEVLEDLIVAAFNDAKKKVEQHVAEETSKMMGGLKLPPGMKLPF
- the recR gene encoding recombination mediator RecR; protein product: MIGPEIERLIQLLSKLPGLGPRSARRAALHLMKRRDSLLVPLSEAMAAAGESIRACSVCGNLDSRDPCTVCADHSRDRSVICVVEDPGDLWALERTRAFHGTYHVLGGLLSALQGVGPDDLNISGLAERAKDPAVREVILALNATVDGQTTAHVVTDRLTDADVSVSRLAHGVPVGGELDYLDDGTLTAALKARRPL
- the gluQRS gene encoding tRNA glutamyl-Q(34) synthetase GluQRS, whose protein sequence is MSDLVTRFAPSPTGHLHLGNAHSALFGWTMARGGGRFLLRIEDIDRNRCRPEYERDLIEDLAWLGLDWDGPVRRQSDHFDDYRAALARLGALGVLYPCFCTRKDIAAEIAAEIAGAGAAPHGPDGPLYPGTCRHRPAEERTERIAGGEAWALRLDVAAASRLTGRLRWHDRGRGWQEAVPELLGDVVLARKDTPTSYHLSVTVDDHLQGVTLVTRGEDLFFATHLHRLLQALLGYDPPDHHHHGLLRNAAGERLAKRDRAQTLRSLRDEGRSPAEIRAMAGFPG
- a CDS encoding HNH endonuclease, translating into MAPPPDHCPALVLNADFRPLSYFPLSLWSWQEAVKAVFLERVNIVSHYDRVVRSPSFELRLPSVISLKEFIPATRRPAFTRFNVFLRDRFTCQYCGRPFPTQDLTFDHVVPRSRGGRTTWENVITSCSACNLAKGDRLPHVCGMIPLSPPFQPSAYELQENGRAFPPNFLHESWRDFLYWDSELDPM
- a CDS encoding demethoxyubiquinone hydroxylase family protein, which gives rise to MSETSFPNSGPNASRTRHPSASRGALPGDLPRRDRLARIVRVDHAGEYGAKRIYEGQIAVIGKGRHGKTLRHMAEQELEHLEYFERQLTRRRVRPTLLQPLWHVTGFLLGAGTALLGERAAMACTVAVEEVIERHYEAQLKELGPDEQELADSIRKFQAEEVEHRDIGLVNEAELAAGYPVLTAAIKAGTRAVIWVAERV
- a CDS encoding disulfide bond formation protein B is translated as MTTKPPTSPLFCRVLDDPRVASLLLALASAGVLLSALFFQFVLDYQPCVLCIMQRWPYVAVMAFGLVTWLFRRWKGLGDALLVASGFALLAGAGIAAYHVGVEQHWWAGTSSCGGSAPVNSIEALRAQVMAAPVTRCDEVAWSLFGISMAGYNVAISLALAAYAFVAARIAYTRTPVSRTAL
- the coxB gene encoding cytochrome c oxidase subunit II, giving the protein MALPSLWTPRMRPSRVTTALGSALLAACEGRQSALAPAGDGARETLDATWILFGGGAAIFVAVMALALYAVAVPPERFRGGRGWVVGGGLLFPIAALTLLQLYEFGLTRRLAATPEPALVIEVTGAMWWWDVRYRIPGQEPVRSANEIVLPAGRPVEIRLDSADVIHSFWIPSLAGKLDMIPGRVNRLSLTPETPGVYRGQCAEYCGAQHALMAFAVVVEPPDRFDAWLAGQRRPAAEPADPLLERGRDAFFAFGCQSCHTVRGTPADGRLGPDLSKVGGRRSLGAGSLPNGAGPLAGWIAGAQHLKPESRMPSFDVMDADTLHALAAWLESLT